Proteins encoded by one window of Gouania willdenowi chromosome 4, fGouWil2.1, whole genome shotgun sequence:
- the loxl5a gene encoding lysyl oxidase-like 5a, with amino-acid sequence MDMLVLLLICLLDSLVHFSSGQHHLRTRDEPWKHRIQWENNGQVYSLLSTGTQYRLPQTRRRTQLLLTNRSLFNRIIPPVARSRPTRVRHGQLQDAPGVSPQQNERSLVGSTSSVLGAETDQYYLSPGRLSQPTRESTSGAEGHRPHQAPSNGSVIQEFSGSGVPRGGRSTPGDDASSQPTNAAPTSPRFTHNRTSRIWPERLNPTVESSPPGVRGTWGDGVSRPVSQQSSLGDTRSSQSVSLTRPTAGSSLSPTALSSNAVEIHFPRNTHNVDTNHPRDPHSIHHRNSVLYNIYSADRTNSISARPPGTGYGTSFFHNGLPDLVPDPYYIQAASYIQRVQMYALRCAAEENCLSRSAYHPSVSDLNYRVLLRFPQRVKNQGTADFLPMKPRHEWEWHSCHQHYHSMEAFSNYDLLDVSTGQKVAEGHKASFCLEDTSCDPGVRRRFACTAHTQGLSPGCYDTYHANIDCQWIDITDVPPGNYILKVTVNPSQLVQESDFSNNEVRCDIMYTGSHVQARNCNIVTSSPD; translated from the exons ATGGATATGCTTGTATTACTTCTCATTTGCCTTCTTGATTCTCTGGTGCATTTTAGTAGTGGTCAGCACCATTTACGCACACGAGATGAGCCGTGGAAACACCGGATTCAGTGGGAGAATAACGGACAGGTGTACAGCTTACTGAGCACCGGGACTCAGTACCGTTTACCACAAACCAGGAGACGAACCCAGCTCCTACTGACCAACAGGTCACTGTTCAACCGAATCATTCCACCTGTTGCGCGCAGTAGACCCACCAGGGTTAGACACGGACAGCTCCAGGACGCACCCGGAGTTTCCCCTCAACAAAATGAGCGCAGTCTAGTGGGCAGTACCTCCTCGGTTCTTGGTGCAGAAACAGATCAGTATTATCTTTCACCGGGACGTCTTTCCCAACCGACCAGGGAGTCCACCAGTGGGGCTGAAGGCCACAGACCACACCAGGCACCATCAAACGGCAGCGTCATCCAGGAGTTCTCCGGCAGCGGAGTCCCTAGAGGAGGCCGTAGCACACCTGGAGATGACGCCAGTTCACAACCAACCAACGCGGCACCAACATCTCCGCGTTTTACGCACAACCGGACCAGCAGGATCTGGCCTGAGAGGCTGAATCCAACAGTTGAGTCATCTCCACCTGGGGTCAGAGGGACTTGGGGAGATGGAGTGTCACGTCCTGTGTCTCAACAAAGCAGTTTAGGGGATACAAGGAGCTCACAAAGTGTGTCATTAACCAGACCCACAGCGGGTTCAAGCCTCTCTCCTACAGCTCTGTCCAGTAACGCAGTAGAAATACATTTCCCTCGAAATACGCACAACGTGGACACGAATCATCCAAGAGATCCACACAGCATTCATCACAGGAACTCTGTTCTCTACAATATCTACTCTGCAGACCGCACAAACAGCATCAGCGCGCGCCCACCGGGGACCGGGTACGGTACCAGCTTCTTCCACAATG GTCTTCCAGACTTGGTTCCTGACCCTTACTACATCCAGGCAGCCTCTTACATTCAAAGAGTGCAGATGTATGCACTTCGCTGTGCTGCTGAAGAAAACTGCTTATCACG GTCTGCGTATCATCCGAGTGTGAGTGACCTCAACTACCGAGTGCTTCTGCGGTTTCCTCAGCGGGTGAAGAACCAGGGAACAGCAGATTTCCTGCCAATGAAACCCAGACATGAGTGGGAATGGCACAGCTGTCACCA ACATTACCACAGCATGGAGGCCTTCAGTAACTATGACCTGCTGGATGTCTCCACTGGACAGAAGGTTGCTGAGGGACACAAAGCCAGTTTCTGTCTGGAAGACACGTCATGTGACCCAGGCGTGCGACGGCGCTTTGCATGCACCGCCCACACACAA GGGCTCAGTCCTGGTTGCTATGATACGTATCACGCCAACATCGACTGCCAGTGGATCGACATCACTGATGTTCCACCTGGAAACTACATTCTCAAG gTGACAGTGAACCCCTCTCAGCTGGTTCAGGAGTCAGATTTCTCCAACAATGAGGTCAGGTGTGACATCATGTATACAGGGAGTCATGTCCAGGCAAGAAACTGCAACATCGTTAC GAGCTCACCGGACTGA
- the mibp gene encoding muscle-specific beta 1 integrin binding protein isoform X1 has protein sequence MKYIIGIGGITNGGKTTLTNNLIKTLPNCCVVHQDDFFKKPDQIEVGKDGFRQWDVVTALDMEAMTNTVKAWMENPVKFARSHGVTVSPASDVSDQLDHIHILIVEGFLLYNYEPLLEVFDKCYYIEIPYEECKRRRSTRQYTVPDPPGLFDGHVWPMYLKHRKEMEDSGLNIECLNGLNSKEEIYNQVYEDIQNNLLNRL, from the exons ATGAAATACATTATAGGAATTGGCGG GATCACCAATGGTGGCAAAACCACGCTGACAAATAACCTGATCAAGACGTTGCCCAATTGCTGTGTTGTACATCAGGATGACTTTTTCAAG AAACCTGATCAGATAGAAGTCGGGAAGGACGGCTTTAGACAATGGGATG TGGTTACAGCTCTGGATATGGAAGCCATGACCAACACAGTGAAAGCCTGGATGGAGAATCCAGTGAAATTTGCCCGATCCCACGGTGTGACTGTGTCGCCTGCCTCAGACGTGTCGGACCAACTTGATCACATCCACATTCTGATTGTGGAGGGCTTCCTGCTCTACAACTACGA GCCTCTGCTGGAAGTCTTTGACAAATGCTACTACATTGAGATTCCTTATGAGGAgtgcaaaagaagaagaag TACAAGACAGTACACCGTGCCCGACCCCCCTGGTCTGTTCGATGGTCACGTGTGGCCAATGTACCTGAAACACAGGAAAGAGATGGAGGACAGCGGGTTAAATATTG AATGCCTGAATGGTTTGAATTCCAAAGAGGAGATCTATAACCAGGTGTACGAGGACATTCAGAACAACCTGCTAAATCGTTTATAG
- the mibp gene encoding muscle-specific beta 1 integrin binding protein isoform X2 has translation MEAMTNTVKAWMENPVKFARSHGVTVSPASDVSDQLDHIHILIVEGFLLYNYEPLLEVFDKCYYIEIPYEECKRRRSTRQYTVPDPPGLFDGHVWPMYLKHRKEMEDSGLNIECLNGLNSKEEIYNQVYEDIQNNLLNRL, from the exons ATGGAAGCCATGACCAACACAGTGAAAGCCTGGATGGAGAATCCAGTGAAATTTGCCCGATCCCACGGTGTGACTGTGTCGCCTGCCTCAGACGTGTCGGACCAACTTGATCACATCCACATTCTGATTGTGGAGGGCTTCCTGCTCTACAACTACGA GCCTCTGCTGGAAGTCTTTGACAAATGCTACTACATTGAGATTCCTTATGAGGAgtgcaaaagaagaagaag TACAAGACAGTACACCGTGCCCGACCCCCCTGGTCTGTTCGATGGTCACGTGTGGCCAATGTACCTGAAACACAGGAAAGAGATGGAGGACAGCGGGTTAAATATTG AATGCCTGAATGGTTTGAATTCCAAAGAGGAGATCTATAACCAGGTGTACGAGGACATTCAGAACAACCTGCTAAATCGTTTATAG